The DNA window tacatttttttgagcagtgtatttcTCTGTCATTGTATCTATGTATTAGCTTTACTGGCATGATGTAGGTACAtacacagggcagcctgtagcgtagtggttaaggtaaatgactgggacccacaaggtcgatGGTTTGATCCTCAGTGAAgccagccacaataagatctgcagagccattggacccttgagcagagcaaggcccttaaccctgcattgctccaggggaggattgtctcctgcttagtctaatcaactgtacgtcgctctggataagagcatctgccaaatgccattaatgtaatgtaatgtaatgcaatatgcatattgccaaaaaatgaaaaataaacaaagaatacatgtatttcatacatttaatgCATAATAAACTGCTTTGAATATTAGGCTGTGCTTGCTTTCATGTATATGTGCTGCTGCATCATGTGAATTActtgtaacaataaacatagcATTGAACTATAGTAAAATGGACAGTTGGCCTACGTACagtcactgagcattttatttggtATCTATTAGACTTcctggcatggcagccaattgccgttggtgtgtgagtgtgtgcatggatgggtgaatgagaagcatcaattgtacagtgctttggataaaggcactatataaatgcagacattcatcatttatcatttaccatttaccattgactgctgtagcctatccacttcaggatcagatatgctcttctgcataccactgtcgtgtggttatttgtgttactgtcaccttcctgtcagatttgaccagtctggccattctcctctgacgtctctcattaacaaggcgtctgcagactgcagaactgctgctcactggattttttttttttcaccattctttgcaaaatctagaggctagtgtgtgtgaaaatccccggagagtttctgagatactcaagccaccctgtctgccactaaaaaaatcatttcatgatcaaagtcacttggatcacattttttccccattctgatggttgatgtgaacattaactgaagctcctgacccgtatctacatgattgtatgcattgcactgctgccacacaattggctgattagatcacatgaataagtaggtgcaataaaggaaaaatgttcctcataaagtgctcagtgagtgtatattaacaataacaataagatATGTCAAAGGAATTCAGAAAAAaggattaataaaataaaatgatcaaaaggaaaaaaactttttacttAATAGAACcttatagtgtgtgtttggggtagaTTAGGGCAGTGGCTCCCAACCTTGGTTCTGTTTATGATGTTTTTGTCCCAACCAAAGTTGCAATCCTGTCAGTATTACTGTATGAGCTTTTCATGTCTAGAGGAATTATTTACTCTTTTCAAACATGCATAAGAAATAGCTATGTGTGGCATGAAGAATACAAATTCTATGCTGTGCTTATTGTgcaatattgcaaacaattacataagcaGGGTAACACACTGAACTGATcagattaaaataatgaataggCTCCAAATTAAGTTGTTCGACACTTGTTTCAAATGGATCTTAAACCTAATAAAGCCAATTGAATGTTATAATTACTCAGATCatataaaaatgcatgaaaataattaatgcTTCAGTGGGATTTagtataaattccataaaactaaaattttgctataaatagggtaTGGCCCTCTTAGGCCGTCGTTTATATGTCtggcctctctttacattactttagcctattagaagatttggAGCATGGTGTAGCCTACTTCGGAAAGAGCGCATATTCAAATACTCAGCCAATTGGTAAGGCTCACAGAAGGAACAACGAACAATAACCGCGAGTTCACATTCAAACATCATGGAAAAGAAGTGGCTTAATTTGTTAATGAGTGGGGGGGGTTTTTGCCTGGACGTTGATGTGAACTGTTTTTTCCAATTGGAAGTTGGTAATTCGGTCATTCAGACGTGAAGGCAGCATTAGATTCTCTTTACCTTACGTTTCAAGgtaagttgttgttgttgttgtgtttgtttggttttatttttcgaCCATCTCTTTAAATTACCTAAATCAAAGGgtgcacaaaatttgtgattagcataaattgacgcccTGAAAACACCATATATGGAAACAAGAAAAAACTTTAACTGCTTAAACCATTTCTTCAcaataaaaaatgctttaaactgtataaacttaattttgttatttaattatcttggtactggtgttcatgatcacgtctatcttaacaagtgctccaggacctatataattttttttcatagaagacctgccatatttaaaaatgcatgggatctattccgacATAAGTTTCAGTGCAGTACCATGTCATTCCaacggagggaagaagggtgaaactgatgtcaGATTGGAagccatgcattttaaatatggcgggtgatCTTTATATGTTGTTAAATATGAACAATTCTACAGGTCccggagcatctgttaagatagacgtcatCGTGAACATCAGTACGtgccaagatatttaaataacaaaacagtgcacccccctccctccaaataagcttccattttaattaaaaaaactgattttcctgaagagcttgctgccgtggtgtcctttccctcgtgaagatgtcatataattaaatattaagtgtttataaacaagtgtatacagtttaaagcatttttaatcatgaaaaactggtttaagcaggtggttggtcgatcagtgtattttatttccgGAGTGTAAGCAGTTAATTGTCAGAACTGtggaagactaaagcctggccATACAGCCTAGCTGTTGTAAACACTTTCTCAATGCATGCACTATGCAAAGAAAACGGTTTCACATTTGgcactttccttcccacagtgatgTCTGCAAGGCAGCCGTTTCAGCTCCGCCAACCATAGATTATATGTATATGTTATTATTTGGCAACTTGTCTTTAATGTACGAAGAGACTCGTGGAGTCCTGAAGGTGTTTTTGGAGAACGTTATCCGCGATGCCGTCACCTACACCGAACACGCCAAGAGAAAGACCGTGACCGCTATGGATGTAGTTTATGTTCTGAAGCGTCAGGGTCGCACTCTGTACGGCTTCGGTGGGTGAACGTTTACTCTTCATTAATATCTTCTGAAACTACccaaaggctcttttaagagccacGTACATTTACAATGAGAAATAAAATTTCCGAGTTTATCCGTCCCCGTTAATGGCGGCATTTTGCAATGCCGGCTGCGTATTGCTCGGTCATCCATTTTGCCGTGAGCAAGCATAAGGAATCCCCAAGCAGTGGAACGCTTTCTGTTGCGAGTCGCAATTAAACGCACCAATAGTCACTTGATATTTTATGTAACTACTGGGCTTTTAACCCTATTGCTGGATAATCGCTCTTGTATTCGCCGACGTATTGGTAAAGCATAAGGTGGTGAGACACTGAGCAGATGTGTGCAATGTGCAGGCGCATTTTACCTTTTGCGATTGTTTTGAGTCGTTGTGGCACATGTAAATTGCAAAATGTTCATCTTCCAATCCGAGCACAGTTCTAAGGATTTTTTTGTTCGAAGGGAGAGCGTAAGGGACTTTAAGTCAGAAGTTTATGGAACTGCAATACACTCCGTTACGATTCTATTAAATCTAAGAAGTGGACGAATTcaaaacacagaataaaacGAAaatgggtggtggtgggggttgtTCCGGAGAATGacggtttttttatttttattattattatctttttgcAGACCCGCCACATTCAACCAATAGAAAATGGTAACGTCAACAAACACCATCCAATGACAATTGGTCTGACGTCACCGGTAAAAAGGGCAGGTAAATTAGCATAGATCTCTCGGCAGACAGTTGAATTGCGAGACCGGATCTCTTCATTCTAACGTGCGAAATGCCTGAGCAAGTGAAATCCGCGCCCAAGAAGGGCTCAAAGAAAGCCGTGGCCAAGACTGCCGGGAAAGGAGGAAAGAAACGCAGAAAGTCCAGGAAGGAGAGCTACGCTATCTACGTGTACAAGGTTTTAAAGCAAGTGCATCCTGACACTGGTATCTCTTCCAAAGCCATGGGGATCATGAATTCATTTGTCAACGACATTTTCGAGCGTATTGCTGGTGAGTCTTCCCGTTTGGCTCACTACAACAAGCGTTCCACCATCTCTTCACGGGAGATCCAGACCGCAGTGCGCCTTCTGCTGCCCGGAGAGTTGGCCAAACACGCAGTGTCTGAGGGTACCAAGGCCGTCACTAAGTACACCAGCTCAAAGTAAACCGTGACATGATGAATTAAAGcaaaggctcttttaagagccacCAACACCGTTAACAAGAGGCAAATTATTTTCCTGAAGGCTTTCTACGAACACGACGCTTCTGAACTCAAATGTAGTGTTCATAATTTAAGCCGTGAACTAGCAAACTTAAGCTATGCATCTCTACTCTTTGTTCTTTACTTGATCATTTTTCCTTCATTCTTTATTCTCCTACTTTTTGACACCGAAATACCCTATTTCACCGAGAACCTTCGTTCAGTCAACTATTCATCTTAGGTTTTGACGTTTTTAAACTACCATTACTCACCcatcaaaatgttcagtgtttcaTAGGGTTAAGTACTTTGGAGTATAACTTGTACTGTTTGAATTACAGGCACCTTTTTCCAATCCCTCAACTCAGCCAATCTGCATTTTCTATGGATATTTGCTCTGTGCCTCATTGGCCCTTGTGATGACACAATGCCCTCTGCTCTCTAGCAACTGAATTCTTGACTCTGCAGAGTTCATAACTGACTTCATGGAAGAATTATGTGGTTTGTATACTGCCATTAAACAAAATGCCCTGCAATATGCAATGACTCCTCATCTCTTGACTCAGATTGGATGTTATAACCCATGTAGCAACTGACTTGTAATACTCAAGCAATTTATTCCAATAtgaagtactgtatatatgcttATGTTCTTCCATTAAACAATTGCCTTTCATAGTCGAATAGCACCACACCCCACCTTTCTAATTGGCTAGCAATCACCTAGTAATGCCCAGGTTACCTCTGAAGTAAtgccatagcaaccacctagtaatACCCCATCAACCACATAGCAACATCTAAGTAACCACCAAGTAACACCTTGGCAACCACTGAGTGACAAACACCCAAGCAGTTAACAATATgagactgagatgaactaaattgttattgccattttttctttgattttatttacagtaagtgTTATGGGTACCAATCATTTTGACACAAATGGCTATCAAATAAAAAGTGAGATTATTCTCAtggttcaatgttttttttattaagtaatgtaaatatattgaaataaaagtatactgtttttccatatgtttgaacatagcaGAATAGTATCTGTGTTTATTACATGCagtatttttcttcctttttattaataattctggagcccactacaTGAGGAACAGGCTTATATGCAGTGGTGGGGACATTAGCAAAATAAGGCAAACATTACTCTGTCTGGCAGGTACACTGCCTGCTGACTCTATAAAACATTACTCTGTCTGGCAGGTACACTGCCTGCTGACTCTATTAAACATTACTCTGTCTGGCAGGTACACTGCCTGCTGACTCTATTAAACATTACTCTGTCTGGCAGGTACACTGCCTGCTGACTCTCTTAAACATTACGCTGTCTGGCAGGTACACTGCCTGCTGACTCTATTAAACATtactctagccacacccaggcctgattactgccacacctgttctcaatcaagaaatcactttaataggacctgcctgacaaagtgaagtagaccaaatgatcctcaaaagctagacatcatgctgagatcgaaataaattcaggaacaaatgagaaagaaagtaattgagatctagcAGTCTgtaaaaggttataaagccatttctaaagctttgggactccagcgaaccacagtgagagccattatccacaaatggcgaaaacatggaacagtggtgaaccttccctggagtggccggccgaccaaaattaccccaagagcacagcgacgactcatccaagaggtcacaaaagaccccacaacaacatccaaagaactgcaggcctcacttgcctcaggtaaggtcagtgttcatgactccaccataagaaagagactgggcaaaaatggcctgcatggcagagttccaagacgaaaaccactgctgagcaaaaagaacattaaggctcgtctcaattttgccagaaaacatcttgatgttccccaagacttttgggaaaatactctgtgctctgacgagacaaaagttgaactttttggaaggtgtgtgtcccattacatctggcgtaaaagtaacaccgcatttcagaaaaagaacatcataccaacagtaaaatatggtggtggtagtgtgatggtctggggctgttttgctgcttcaggacctggaagacttgctgtgataaatggaaccatgaattctgctgtctaccaaaaaatcctgaaggagaatgtccggccatctgttcgtgacctcaagctgaaacgaacttgggttctgcagcaggacaatgatccaaaacacaccagcaagtccacctctgaatggctgaagaaaaacaaaataaagacttTGGAGTGCCTAGTCAGAGTCCTGACCTGagtcctattgagatgctgtggcatgaccttaaaaaggcggttcatgctcgaaaaccctccaatgtggctgaattacaacaattctgcaaagctgagtgggccaaaattcatccacagtgctgtaagagactcattgcaagttattgcaaatgcttgattgcaattgttgctgctaagggtggcccaaccagttattaggtttagggggcaatcactttttcacacagggccatgtaggtttggattttttttctcccttaataataaaaaccttcatttaaaaactgcattttgtgtttacttgtgttgtctttgactaatattaaaatttgtttgatatgaaacatttaagtgtgacaaacatgcaaaaaaattagaaatcaggaagggggcaaacactttttcacaccactgtatatggttAATGCCTTTAAATTACTTCTGAGAGATCACATTTAACAATTATTGTGTCATTCGCTTTGGTGAAAAAGTTGTAGTTCATGGAAGAAATCCGCAATTATCTTGACTTGGGAGTCATGTTTATGTTGATTATCCAATTAATTCtaattggagttgaatataaatgaCAAAACGTTTGCTATCAACAGGGGATAAGTCatggcttttttttgttttagttttttttgcttttatggGGCATGGAAAAAGAAATGTATTGAACActgcagctaaatgcataaaactatGTTGAAGTATTTTGTAAAGTTGCAATAAAGTTATTATACGATTATGTGCACATTCCTTAAAAGTACGGTAAGACTATGGTGACACATGCACTGTTACAAGACAGCCCGGAGCCGGTCCGCTGGTTGCATGTGCATTCTGGAGggatgcttgtgtgtgtggcgaGTGAGCGCTCAATGTGAAGAATGGCATAACTTACATAACCTGCGGCTACTATTCCTTTAAGAGTCACAGCATGTGATGACGTGTCGTTAGACGTGTCTGGTAATCATGTCTAAGATGAGCGGCCAAATTTTTTGAGCTAACAAAATTGTGCAACACCTTTCTCACAAACCATTTTgtttaataaacaaacatattgGTGAATGACAATATAAATGATGTGAAACATGTCCACAGCATCCTGGGAGTAGTCCACGTATTCCACGTATTGCTTGTGCCATGTTAAATTCCTTCTCTATGGTAGAGGACAAATAATTTAGCCAAGAAAACCTCAAACCTAAATATCTAAAAACTATTTCCACTTGCCTTCAGCGGAATGCATGTTTTTAGACATTAGCAATTTTAGAAGCTATTACTTTTACAAgttcactttttttgttgttaattgAAGTTATTGCTGAAC is part of the Conger conger chromosome 15, fConCon1.1, whole genome shotgun sequence genome and encodes:
- the LOC133112060 gene encoding histone H2B-like → MPEQVKSAPKKGSKKAVAKTAGKGGKKRRKSRKESYAIYVYKVLKQVHPDTGISSKAMGIMNSFVNDIFERIAGESSRLAHYNKRSTISSREIQTAVRLLLPGELAKHAVSEGTKAVTKYTSSK